In the genome of Mucilaginibacter defluvii, one region contains:
- a CDS encoding L-rhamnose mutarotase: MMKHIIHGIALCVLFVFAGCGSSATKARRYGMVTGVKPDKIAYYKKLHAKPWPGVVKKIAECNIHNYSIYLQKIDDKYYLFSYFEYTGNDFDADMKKIAADSTTKRWWKETDPTQLPLPEALAKHQIWTAMPELFHQQ; encoded by the coding sequence ATGATGAAGCATATTATTCACGGCATTGCGCTATGTGTGCTTTTTGTTTTTGCGGGTTGTGGATCATCTGCAACAAAAGCCAGGCGCTATGGTATGGTTACCGGGGTAAAGCCTGATAAGATAGCCTATTACAAAAAACTGCATGCCAAACCTTGGCCGGGTGTGGTTAAAAAGATAGCAGAATGTAACATCCATAACTATTCTATCTATCTGCAAAAAATAGATGATAAGTATTACCTGTTCAGTTATTTTGAATACACCGGGAATGATTTTGATGCGGATATGAAGAAAATTGCTGCCGATAGTACCACAAAGCGCTGGTGGAAAGAAACCGACCCAACGCAACTGCCCTTACCCGAAGCGCTTGCCAAACACCAGATATGGACAGCAATGCCTGAATTATTTCATCAGCAATAA
- a CDS encoding TonB-dependent receptor — translation MSKLYKLSKRLLVLKIPRKYLPAACCLLLFSVLMITAQSSIAQNRVTITGTVTDTTGGIIAGANITALNKNGKATSTDANGKFVLDVEPGTVLKVSFVGYQDKQVTVSADQRTYKIVIKENVALAEEVIVTAYSRKQTREALVGSVTTVKPGNLKIPASNLTTALAGQVAGVIAYTPSGQPGQDNANFFIRGVTTFGYKRDPLILVDNVELTSSDLARIQVDDIESFSILKDASATALYGARGGNGVILVKTKEGKVGKAQINFRLENSISQSAKTIELADPITYMRLFNEATVTRNPLAPRPFTENKILNTQATLAGAPGSNPYVYPAVDWIDMLFKDRTNTQRANLNISGGGGVAKYYFAGSYSNDNGILRTDIRNNNNNNVKFTNYQLRSNINVNLTDKTELILRLSGNFNEYNGPLTNDASFSTDLYNVAMHTSPVLFPAFYEPDEANRNTQHILFGNTLSTGGSPANNSIGQINPYASLLRGHKNFVESRMLAQLELNQNLNFITSGLNFHGLFSTNRYSYYTSDMSYSPFYYNVATYDKPSNTYTLQWLNPQPTGNNVAREYLEYNRNIGSDNINTFVFFQGVLDYSRTFGKNHNISSSLIGTRQQQVYSDAKDPRSGTTTLQYSLPYRNLTLAGRATYSFKSKYFLEFNFGYNGSERFSEEHRYGFFPAIGASWIISEEKFWGDLYDVFDRVKIRASHGLVGNDAIGVQRFYYLSDVNLNGGNSAVFGTNNGYGRNGVSIRNYENRDVTWETSQQTTLGLEFTLLKNLNVIAEVYKNHKYNILQDRASIPTTMGLEAPIAANIGKVDSKGIDISVDGKKQFSKNASVSLRGNFTFAQNKFTQFEEPNYLESYRYNVGQSLNRQYGYIAERLFVDDNEARNSPQQVFSTNGQQPMGGDIKYRDLNNDGRIDGADQTFIGYPTVPEIVYGFGITSQIHNFDFSAFFQGQTRVSFFIDPARTSPFIQSPDSWLPGNTQLLKAYADDHWSEDNQNLYALYPRLGANGAQIENNRQNSTWWMRDGSFLRLKQLEIGYSIPRKFAQSLKLRNARIYFSGLNLVTWSPFKLWDPEIGGNGFNYPIQRVFNLGLNVNL, via the coding sequence ATGAGTAAACTTTACAAACTAAGTAAACGCCTTTTGGTGTTAAAAATTCCTAGAAAGTACTTACCGGCCGCCTGTTGCCTGCTGCTATTTTCGGTGCTCATGATTACGGCACAAAGTAGTATCGCACAAAACAGGGTGACCATTACGGGTACCGTAACCGACACAACCGGCGGAATTATTGCCGGTGCTAACATTACCGCGCTAAACAAAAACGGCAAAGCCACATCAACTGATGCTAACGGTAAATTCGTTTTGGATGTTGAGCCCGGCACTGTTTTAAAGGTTTCCTTCGTCGGTTATCAGGATAAGCAGGTAACCGTAAGTGCCGACCAGCGCACCTACAAAATTGTTATCAAGGAAAACGTAGCACTTGCCGAAGAGGTAATTGTAACCGCCTACAGCCGCAAGCAAACCCGCGAAGCATTGGTCGGCTCGGTTACCACGGTAAAGCCCGGTAATTTAAAAATACCGGCCAGTAACTTAACAACCGCGCTGGCCGGGCAGGTTGCCGGTGTAATTGCGTATACACCAAGTGGGCAACCCGGGCAGGATAACGCCAACTTCTTTATACGCGGGGTAACTACCTTTGGTTATAAGCGCGATCCGCTGATTTTGGTGGATAACGTAGAGCTTACCTCGTCAGACCTGGCCCGTATACAGGTTGATGATATCGAAAGCTTTTCAATACTTAAGGATGCCAGCGCTACGGCCCTGTACGGTGCACGCGGTGGTAACGGCGTTATTTTGGTGAAAACCAAAGAGGGTAAAGTTGGTAAGGCGCAGATCAACTTCAGGCTGGAGAACTCCATTTCACAATCGGCCAAAACCATTGAGCTTGCCGACCCTATTACTTACATGCGCCTGTTTAACGAGGCTACGGTAACACGTAACCCGCTGGCGCCACGCCCGTTTACTGAGAACAAAATACTAAATACCCAGGCTACTTTAGCCGGAGCGCCGGGCAGCAACCCTTATGTTTACCCGGCGGTTGACTGGATTGATATGCTGTTTAAGGACAGAACCAACACCCAGCGTGCCAACCTGAACATCAGCGGCGGCGGTGGTGTGGCCAAGTACTACTTCGCCGGTTCTTACTCAAATGATAACGGTATTCTGCGTACCGACATCCGCAACAATAACAACAACAACGTTAAGTTTACCAACTATCAGCTACGTTCAAACATCAACGTTAACCTAACCGATAAAACTGAGTTGATATTAAGGTTATCGGGTAACTTTAACGAGTACAACGGTCCGTTAACCAATGACGCTTCTTTCTCTACGGATTTGTACAATGTGGCTATGCATACCAGCCCGGTGCTATTCCCGGCGTTTTACGAGCCGGATGAAGCTAACCGGAATACGCAGCACATTTTATTCGGCAATACGTTGTCTACAGGTGGTTCGCCGGCAAATAATAGTATCGGTCAGATAAATCCCTACGCTTCATTATTGCGCGGTCATAAAAACTTTGTGGAGTCGCGCATGCTGGCTCAGCTCGAACTGAACCAAAACCTGAACTTTATAACAAGCGGCCTAAACTTTCATGGGTTGTTCAGCACCAACAGGTATTCGTACTACACGTCGGACATGAGCTATTCGCCGTTTTATTATAACGTTGCTACATATGATAAGCCGAGTAATACCTACACCTTACAATGGCTTAACCCGCAGCCTACCGGCAACAATGTAGCCAGAGAATACCTGGAGTATAACCGTAATATCGGCAGCGATAATATCAATACCTTCGTTTTTTTTCAGGGTGTGCTTGATTACAGCAGGACGTTTGGTAAAAACCATAACATCAGCAGTTCATTAATCGGTACCCGCCAGCAGCAGGTATATTCGGACGCTAAAGATCCACGGTCAGGTACTACAACGCTTCAATACTCATTGCCGTACCGTAACCTTACGCTTGCAGGCCGTGCAACATACTCTTTTAAAAGCAAGTATTTCCTGGAGTTTAACTTTGGTTATAACGGATCCGAAAGGTTTTCCGAAGAGCACCGTTATGGTTTTTTCCCGGCAATCGGTGCTTCGTGGATCATATCTGAAGAAAAATTCTGGGGCGATCTATATGATGTATTTGACCGTGTGAAGATCCGCGCCAGCCATGGTTTGGTGGGTAACGATGCTATCGGCGTACAAAGGTTCTACTACCTGTCAGACGTTAACTTGAACGGCGGTAATTCGGCTGTATTTGGTACCAATAACGGTTATGGCCGTAACGGTGTTAGCATCCGTAACTACGAAAACCGCGATGTTACCTGGGAAACCTCACAACAAACAACACTTGGTTTAGAATTTACGCTGCTTAAAAACCTGAATGTAATTGCCGAGGTTTACAAAAACCATAAATACAATATTTTACAGGACAGGGCATCAATCCCGACTACTATGGGCTTAGAGGCCCCGATTGCAGCCAACATCGGTAAGGTTGACTCAAAGGGTATTGATATATCCGTTGATGGTAAAAAACAATTCTCAAAAAATGCATCGGTTTCACTGCGTGGTAACTTTACCTTCGCGCAAAATAAATTTACTCAGTTTGAGGAGCCGAATTACCTTGAGTCGTATCGTTACAACGTAGGCCAATCGCTTAACCGCCAGTACGGCTACATTGCAGAGCGTTTGTTTGTGGATGATAACGAAGCGCGTAACTCTCCGCAGCAGGTATTCAGCACAAACGGGCAGCAGCCAATGGGTGGCGATATCAAATATCGCGACCTGAATAACGACGGACGGATTGATGGTGCTGATCAAACCTTTATTGGTTATCCAACCGTGCCGGAAATTGTTTATGGTTTTGGTATAACTTCACAAATACACAACTTCGATTTTTCAGCTTTCTTCCAGGGCCAAACAAGGGTATCATTCTTTATTGATCCGGCCCGTACCAGTCCATTCATTCAAAGTCCGGATTCGTGGCTGCCTGGGAATACGCAGCTGTTAAAAGCCTACGCCGATGATCACTGGTCAGAAGATAATCAAAACCTTTACGCGCTTTATCCGCGTTTGGGCGCCAACGGTGCTCAAATTGAAAACAACCGCCAAAACAGCACCTGGTGGATGCGCGATGGCAGCTTTTTAAGGCTTAAACAATTGGAGATAGGTTATTCCATTCCCAGAAAATTTGCGCAATCGCTTAAGCTGCGCAATGCCCGTATTTATTTCAGCGGCCTGAATTTAGTAACCTGGAGCCCTTTCAAACTTTGGGACCCGGAGATAGGCGGCAATGGTTTCAATTATCCTATTCAGCGCGTATTCAACCTTGGCCTCAATGTAAATTTATAA
- a CDS encoding RagB/SusD family nutrient uptake outer membrane protein has product MKMRSYKILIYLASITMLGTSCKKFLDVTPENVGTIDYAFRNRNEAENYLFSCYATLQQFQYPQNDPSFTSSGEIIFPNNLTDNQGIDPTGFNLIRGTQNVQNPGLNYWDGENGGQAIFRALRRCNTMLENIDKPIDLTTSEKARWIAEVKFLKAYYHYYLFRMYGPIPITDKNLPITSSTEEVKVKRDPADSVVNYIVRLLDESAPDLPVVIQNQVRELGRITRPIALAVKADVLATAASPMFNGNPDFASLANKDGEKLFSSTYDATKWDRAAEACDAAVKLCEANGFALHTFNAPANIPTNLTDSLRRVLTLQTAITEKWELNKELIWALNPVFGYGRQEYNMPRLTAKAAANLIAQGTFAAPIAQQELFYTNNGVPIAEDKTWDYNNRYNLRTGDDDNRFYIRNGYQTVRAHFNREPRFYADMAFDGAIWYGNNVFNQENALYVQARSSSSYAGPKDNIRINVTGYWAKKLVNYQTVYDENMTWVDFRMPLIRLAGLYLLYAEVLNEQGKPYAEVVRYIDPVRQRAGLPGVVNAWSTYSRNASKFATQDGMRQIIHQERRIELAFEGQAGWDLRRWKEIQNVMSRPMQGWNIYEEQPLNYYRPRTILTPVFNVRNYLWPIKNNDLIVNGNLVQNPNW; this is encoded by the coding sequence ATGAAGATGAGATCTTACAAAATATTAATATACCTGGCCTCTATTACCATGCTGGGTACATCGTGTAAAAAGTTTCTGGATGTAACGCCGGAGAACGTGGGCACAATTGATTATGCCTTTCGTAACCGTAATGAGGCTGAGAACTATCTGTTTTCATGTTACGCTACCTTGCAGCAATTTCAATATCCGCAAAATGATCCGAGCTTTACCAGCTCCGGCGAAATCATATTTCCAAATAACCTCACGGATAATCAGGGGATCGACCCTACGGGTTTTAACCTGATCCGCGGCACGCAAAATGTGCAGAATCCGGGTTTGAATTATTGGGATGGGGAGAATGGGGGGCAGGCTATATTCAGGGCATTACGCCGCTGCAATACCATGCTCGAAAACATCGATAAGCCGATAGACCTTACCACATCAGAAAAGGCCAGGTGGATAGCCGAAGTAAAGTTCCTGAAGGCTTACTACCATTATTACCTGTTCCGGATGTACGGGCCGATACCAATCACAGATAAAAACCTACCTATCACCAGCTCGACAGAAGAGGTGAAAGTTAAACGTGATCCGGCTGACTCGGTAGTGAACTACATTGTTCGCTTGCTGGATGAGTCGGCGCCTGACCTGCCGGTAGTTATACAGAACCAGGTACGCGAACTTGGCCGTATTACCCGCCCGATAGCGCTGGCTGTAAAGGCGGATGTACTGGCAACAGCCGCCAGTCCTATGTTTAACGGTAATCCTGACTTTGCCAGTCTCGCCAATAAGGATGGCGAAAAACTATTTAGCAGCACGTATGATGCCACTAAATGGGACAGGGCTGCCGAAGCCTGCGACGCTGCGGTTAAGTTGTGCGAAGCTAACGGGTTTGCGCTGCACACCTTTAACGCGCCGGCCAACATTCCAACTAATTTAACTGATTCGTTACGGAGAGTACTTACACTGCAAACCGCCATTACCGAAAAATGGGAGCTTAACAAAGAACTGATATGGGCGCTAAACCCGGTATTCGGTTACGGCAGGCAGGAGTACAACATGCCACGCTTAACCGCTAAAGCCGCCGCAAATTTGATAGCGCAAGGTACGTTTGCCGCGCCGATTGCACAGCAGGAGTTATTTTACACCAATAACGGTGTGCCCATTGCCGAGGACAAGACCTGGGATTATAATAACCGTTACAACCTGCGTACAGGCGATGATGATAACCGCTTTTATATTCGCAACGGCTACCAAACCGTTAGGGCGCACTTTAACCGCGAACCGCGCTTTTACGCAGATATGGCTTTTGATGGTGCTATCTGGTACGGTAACAACGTGTTTAACCAGGAGAACGCTCTGTATGTACAGGCGCGCAGCAGCAGCTCATACGCGGGGCCGAAGGATAACATCCGCATAAATGTAACCGGTTATTGGGCTAAAAAGCTGGTAAACTACCAAACCGTGTATGATGAAAATATGACCTGGGTTGATTTCCGCATGCCGCTCATCAGGCTGGCCGGATTGTACTTATTGTATGCCGAGGTGCTGAATGAGCAGGGCAAGCCTTACGCCGAAGTGGTACGCTACATTGACCCGGTGCGCCAGCGTGCCGGCTTGCCGGGCGTGGTTAATGCCTGGAGCACCTACTCACGCAACGCTTCAAAATTTGCCACACAGGATGGTATGCGCCAGATCATACACCAGGAGCGCCGTATTGAACTGGCTTTTGAAGGCCAGGCCGGTTGGGACCTGCGCCGCTGGAAGGAGATACAAAACGTAATGAGCAGGCCGATGCAGGGCTGGAATATTTACGAGGAACAGCCGCTTAATTACTACCGCCCGCGCACCATACTTACGCCGGTATTTAACGTGCGTAATTACCTGTGGCCAATAAAAAATAACGATTTGATAGTGAACGGCAATCTTGTACAAAACCCAAATTGGTAA
- a CDS encoding DUF5000 domain-containing lipoprotein, protein MKNIKHYIAIATCLIILVAAACKKNDGYNKTPISGDTTKPGVVTNVKVDNFNGGAYITYNLPNSENILYVLAQYNIREGVKRETKSSYYTDTVTVNGFAASADYDVTLYTVSRANVMSDPVTVKVHPETPVYQLIRPSINVNADFGGVNVQALNPLKKEIGIIITAFDATTNSMEVQDQFFTKADTINYSIRGYSTDPRQFGVYVTDQWGNISDTLKREISPLYEELLNKSLFSAFNLPSDTPIGYGWQLPNLWNGTENGDGWHTLPGEKPPFVCTFDVGRVYKLSRFVMWERFGEWAYGHGNPRDFSLWGTKVANPKDAKLPISAPEGAVVGDWINLGNFHFPDPPSGSPPGSTTASDEAFVRAGVNFNVPFDAPTVRFIRLAVNRSWSGGDIAHVMELSLYGNPQ, encoded by the coding sequence ATGAAAAATATTAAGCATTATATAGCTATTGCAACCTGCCTGATTATACTGGTAGCTGCGGCATGCAAAAAAAATGATGGTTATAATAAAACCCCAATATCGGGCGATACAACAAAGCCTGGGGTAGTAACCAATGTTAAGGTTGATAATTTTAACGGTGGCGCCTACATAACCTACAACCTGCCCAACTCCGAGAATATATTGTATGTGCTAGCACAATACAATATTCGTGAGGGGGTAAAGCGCGAAACTAAATCATCGTACTATACCGATACGGTTACGGTTAACGGTTTCGCTGCCTCGGCAGATTACGATGTTACACTTTACACCGTATCGCGGGCCAATGTAATGTCTGACCCGGTTACCGTAAAGGTTCATCCCGAAACGCCTGTTTATCAGTTGATAAGGCCTTCAATAAATGTGAATGCCGATTTTGGTGGTGTAAACGTTCAGGCCTTAAACCCGCTAAAAAAGGAAATTGGCATTATCATCACCGCTTTTGACGCAACAACCAACTCAATGGAGGTGCAGGATCAGTTTTTTACCAAGGCGGACACGATCAACTATTCCATAAGAGGATATAGTACTGACCCACGGCAGTTTGGTGTTTATGTAACCGATCAATGGGGAAATATATCTGATACGCTGAAAAGGGAGATCAGCCCGCTATATGAGGAGTTGTTGAACAAGAGCTTGTTTAGTGCCTTTAACCTGCCAAGTGATACGCCTATAGGTTACGGCTGGCAGCTGCCAAACCTGTGGAATGGTACCGAAAACGGCGATGGCTGGCATACCCTGCCCGGCGAAAAGCCGCCCTTTGTTTGCACGTTCGATGTAGGCCGTGTTTACAAATTAAGCCGTTTCGTAATGTGGGAGCGCTTTGGTGAATGGGCTTACGGCCACGGTAACCCGCGCGATTTTAGTTTGTGGGGTACAAAAGTTGCTAATCCAAAGGATGCTAAACTACCAATTTCGGCACCTGAAGGGGCTGTGGTGGGCGACTGGATAAACCTGGGTAACTTCCATTTTCCTGATCCGCCGTCGGGCTCGCCGCCGGGATCAACCACCGCGTCTGACGAGGCATTTGTACGCGCAGGTGTAAACTTTAACGTTCCGTTTGACGCGCCTACCGTACGCTTTATTCGCTTGGCGGTTAACAGGTCATGGTCCGGCGGTGATATCGCCCACGTTATGGAGCTGTCATTATATGGTAATCCGCAGTAA
- a CDS encoding DUF4998 domain-containing protein, translated as MKTLRYCLMICAMFAVIYGCGKKDTEFRDFFDGKEITYTGAVGDVTSQPGDLRVGLKWKASTDPSIIKYIVYWNNKADSQIVNITEKKDTISTVISGLREYVYSFTIYSFDAKGNKSIAKEVNNVKVYGPIYNGTLLNRAYDAVNPYVLNDNGSVTLNFIAPDTINITTKLMYTNTAGTAVTANLAPDVNSITLNDFKLGTIIKYQSAYIPERGSIDTFQVAAADDYPYIYSYVPCSKSFFAQMNVANDVRADFGTAIDKLWDGTTTPQGYPNIFHSNEKALPQQLTIDLGRLYDNLGRMEETGRDCCHNPDQFEVWGITDINGHDTSLPANNPGWKEEALSKGWVLLKDVVRTDDGKNPYKFDLDNQGKPIRYIRLRIKHNSNGESNYSNMSEITLWNKQ; from the coding sequence ATGAAGACCTTAAGATATTGTTTAATGATCTGTGCCATGTTTGCCGTTATTTATGGCTGCGGCAAAAAGGATACAGAGTTTCGTGATTTTTTTGATGGCAAGGAGATCACTTATACAGGTGCTGTGGGCGACGTAACCTCGCAACCCGGCGATCTGCGCGTTGGCCTTAAATGGAAAGCCAGTACCGACCCAAGCATTATCAAATATATAGTATACTGGAACAACAAAGCCGACTCGCAGATAGTAAACATCACCGAGAAAAAGGATACCATAAGCACCGTGATCAGCGGTTTGCGCGAGTATGTTTACTCGTTCACCATATACTCGTTTGATGCAAAAGGTAATAAATCCATAGCCAAGGAGGTTAATAACGTTAAGGTTTACGGGCCTATTTATAACGGTACGCTGCTTAACAGGGCTTATGATGCAGTTAACCCTTACGTGCTGAATGATAACGGATCGGTAACGTTAAACTTTATTGCGCCTGATACCATCAACATAACTACTAAACTGATGTATACCAACACCGCCGGTACGGCGGTAACAGCTAATTTGGCGCCTGATGTTAACAGCATTACGTTGAATGATTTTAAGTTGGGTACCATCATTAAATACCAGTCAGCATACATACCTGAGCGTGGATCAATTGATACCTTTCAGGTAGCTGCCGCTGATGATTATCCTTACATATATAGTTATGTTCCATGCAGCAAATCATTCTTTGCACAAATGAACGTTGCGAATGATGTAAGGGCTGATTTTGGTACCGCCATTGATAAATTGTGGGATGGTACCACTACGCCACAGGGCTACCCTAACATATTTCACTCTAATGAGAAAGCCCTGCCGCAACAGCTTACTATTGATTTGGGCAGGCTGTATGATAACCTTGGCCGCATGGAAGAAACCGGGCGTGATTGCTGCCACAATCCAGATCAGTTTGAGGTTTGGGGTATTACCGATATAAATGGCCACGATACCAGCCTGCCGGCAAACAACCCGGGTTGGAAAGAAGAAGCGCTCTCAAAAGGTTGGGTGTTACTTAAAGATGTGGTACGTACTGATGACGGCAAAAATCCATACAAATTTGATCTGGATAATCAGGGTAAACCAATACGTTACATCAGGCTCCGGATAAAACACAACTCAAACGGCGAAAGCAATTATAGCAATATGAGTGAAATAACCCTTTGGAATAAACAGTAA
- a CDS encoding alpha-L-fucosidase, which yields MRLTFILFWFCLTTGAFAQTLVKTPPSAIDNFMDKRFGMFIHFGPVTLRGTEIGWSRNKEVPEADYDSLYREFNPVLFDADQWVKTAKDAGMKYLVITAKHHDGFLLWPSAVSAYNVSRTPFKKDMVGLLAKACKKQGISFCIYMTVLDWHDPDYPIHSPHDTLHNVKGNMPRFVNTMKNELTELITRYKPDMLWFDGYWEKPWTNAYGHEIYQHIKKLDARIIVNNRLGKESEKLNENSLGDFLTPEQRIGNINMLEPWESCITICNQWAWKPNDQMKSLKECIQTLVKTAGGNGNLLFNVGPMMDGRIEQRQVDRLNEMGNWLTKYGRAIYGTKGGPYVPNDVYAATRKGNFIFIHVFKPLDVLKLPALNGAKVKNVNIFGGKALKFTQTEGLQIMMPNKLPDDNCTVVTIEIDGDAEKLPVIRQ from the coding sequence ATGCGTCTAACATTCATACTTTTTTGGTTTTGCTTAACCACGGGTGCATTTGCCCAAACTCTGGTTAAAACGCCGCCATCAGCCATAGATAATTTTATGGATAAGCGGTTCGGTATGTTCATTCACTTTGGGCCGGTTACCCTGCGTGGTACCGAGATAGGGTGGAGCCGCAATAAAGAAGTGCCCGAGGCGGATTACGATTCGCTGTACCGTGAATTTAACCCGGTTTTATTTGATGCTGACCAATGGGTTAAAACCGCCAAAGATGCCGGTATGAAATACCTGGTGATAACGGCCAAACACCACGATGGCTTTTTGCTTTGGCCATCGGCAGTATCAGCGTATAACGTAAGCCGTACGCCATTTAAAAAAGACATGGTTGGCTTGCTGGCCAAGGCGTGTAAAAAGCAGGGCATCTCATTTTGTATCTACATGACGGTGCTGGACTGGCACGATCCGGATTACCCGATCCATAGTCCGCATGATACGTTGCACAATGTAAAGGGAAATATGCCCCGTTTTGTAAATACCATGAAAAATGAGCTTACCGAACTGATAACCCGCTATAAGCCCGACATGCTTTGGTTTGATGGCTACTGGGAAAAGCCCTGGACAAATGCGTATGGCCATGAGATCTATCAGCATATAAAAAAACTGGATGCACGTATTATTGTGAATAACCGCCTTGGTAAGGAGAGTGAAAAGCTGAATGAAAATTCGCTGGGTGATTTTCTAACTCCGGAGCAGCGCATTGGCAACATTAACATGCTTGAACCATGGGAGAGTTGTATAACCATTTGTAACCAATGGGCCTGGAAGCCAAACGATCAAATGAAATCGTTAAAGGAATGTATACAAACGCTGGTAAAAACAGCTGGAGGTAACGGCAATTTACTATTTAATGTTGGCCCGATGATGGATGGGCGCATAGAACAACGGCAGGTTGACCGGCTCAATGAAATGGGGAACTGGCTCACAAAATACGGGCGTGCAATTTATGGTACAAAGGGAGGTCCGTATGTGCCTAATGACGTTTACGCCGCAACACGTAAAGGCAATTTTATATTTATACATGTATTTAAACCGTTGGATGTGCTTAAGTTGCCCGCACTAAACGGCGCTAAGGTAAAAAACGTAAATATATTCGGTGGCAAGGCTTTAAAGTTTACGCAGACCGAGGGCTTGCAAATTATGATGCCTAATAAATTACCGGATGATAACTGCACAGTTGTTACCATCGAGATTGATGGTGATGCTGAAAAACTCCCGGTTATCAGGCAGTAG
- a CDS encoding AraC family transcriptional regulator: protein MNSTAFKRRDGFEGEKIISIPPKVWKDVFSKDPSFFRIYVAQIGYFPRASYHYRERRKGCEDNILIYCLQGKGYFIIGDKKFEVNANQYIMVAATDKYMRYWADAETPWTIYWVHFNGTDMHGFNNFLNINNTKGAVTIPFNAKAIELWKNMYDSLEMGYSTENLCNANFCLYNFIANFLFPERHIDAARDESTDVITLSINYMRANLDKKLTVDDMANQHKLSSSYFSIIFRKATGMPPIDYFINLKMQKACQLLFSDEIRIKTVAGNLGYEDQYYFSRLFKKFMGMSPEQYRSTAKRDAITTA, encoded by the coding sequence ATGAACAGTACTGCTTTTAAAAGAAGAGACGGCTTTGAAGGTGAAAAGATTATCAGCATTCCGCCTAAAGTATGGAAAGATGTTTTCAGTAAGGACCCTTCTTTCTTCCGGATATATGTAGCACAGATTGGCTATTTTCCAAGAGCTTCATACCACTATCGCGAACGCCGCAAAGGCTGCGAAGACAATATTTTAATTTATTGCCTGCAGGGCAAGGGCTACTTTATTATTGGCGATAAAAAATTTGAGGTTAATGCCAACCAATATATTATGGTGGCCGCAACCGACAAGTATATGCGCTATTGGGCTGATGCCGAAACGCCGTGGACCATTTACTGGGTACACTTTAACGGTACCGATATGCATGGCTTCAATAACTTTTTAAACATCAATAATACCAAAGGCGCGGTCACCATTCCGTTTAACGCAAAGGCTATTGAGCTTTGGAAAAACATGTACGACAGCCTTGAAATGGGTTACAGTACCGAAAACCTGTGCAACGCCAACTTTTGCCTGTATAACTTTATCGCGAATTTTTTATTCCCCGAGCGCCATATAGATGCAGCCCGTGATGAAAGTACCGATGTAATTACCCTCAGCATTAATTACATGCGCGCTAACCTGGATAAAAAACTCACGGTTGATGATATGGCAAACCAGCATAAATTATCAAGCTCATATTTCTCAATCATTTTCAGAAAGGCTACAGGCATGCCACCTATTGATTATTTTATCAACCTTAAAATGCAGAAAGCCTGTCAACTGCTTTTCTCTGACGAGATACGCATAAAAACGGTGGCCGGCAATTTGGGTTATGAAGACCAATATTACTTTTCGCGGCTGTTTAAAAAATTCATGGGCATGTCGCCGGAGCAATACCGTTCAACGGCGAAGCGTGATGCTATCACTACTGCCTGA